In Formosa haliotis, the sequence AGAAGACCTTTGGCAAGCTACTAATATAGCAGAAGTTAATACTAAGGGTATAGATGTTTACGCCAATTACGGATTTACAATTGGAGCTTATATGCAAAGCCTTAATGCATCTTATACGTATATAGATGATGAAGTTAAAGATTTAGATGTAAATTATTCAAAATACGCCATTAACTCATTAAAGCATCATTTTGTAACCCGTTTTACCTCTCAATTTTTTCAAAATTTATCGCAATCTATTATTTATAAATACGCAGAGCGCACCTCTGGCGAAACCTATTCTGTAGTAGATGCTAGTTTGAATTATAATTTTAAAGCCTTTGAATTTTCTGTAATTGCAAATAACATTTTCAATACAGAATATACCGAAACCAACTTAGTACCTATGCCAAAAGGAAACTTAATTTTCGGATTAAAATACATGTTTAAATAAAATTTACACGCCTAAAAACCGATTACCAAAACCACTTGACCATGAGTAGCATTAGACATAATTGGACCACAGAAGAAATTATAAATATTTATAACAAACCTTTTATGGAGCTACTCTATGAAGCTGCCACGGTACATCGTCTACATCATGACCCGAATACGGTTCAGGTTTCAACTTTATTGTCTATTAAAACTGGAGGATGCTCAGAAGATTGTGGGTATTGTCCGCAGGCCGCCCGTTACCATACCAATATAGAAGGTAACGATTTAATGACCGTACAACAAGTTAAAGCGCAGGCCCTACGTGCTAAATCTACCGGAAGCTCGAGAGTGTGTATGGGTGCTGCATGGCGAAATGTGAAAGATGGCGAAGAATTCGATCAAGTGCTAGAAATGGTGAGAACCATAAATAAACTGGATATGGAAGTGTGCTGTACCTTAGGTATGGTTACCGAAAATCAGGCCAAACGTCTTGCCGAAGCAGGTTTATACGCGTATAACCACAATTTAGATTCTTCTGAAGAATATTACAAAGAAGTAATTTCTACCCGAGGTTATCAAGACCGGTTAGATACTATAGATAACGTTCGAAAAACCAATGTTACAGTATGTTCTGGAGGTATAATTGGCATGGGCGAAACCATAGTAGACAGAGCAGATATGTTAGTGGCATTATCAACTTTAAGTCCGCAACCAGAGTCTACCCCCATAAATGCTTTAGTTGCTGTTGAAGGCACACCTTTAGAAAATGAAAAACCCGTAGAGATTTGGGACATGATTAGAATGGTTGCTACCACGCGAATAGTAATGCCCGAAACTCAAGTGCGATTAAGTGCTGGAAGAACCCAAATGTCTCGCGAAGGTCAAGCCATGTGTTTTTTCGCCGGTGCTAACTCTATTTTCGCTGGAGATAAATTACTAACAACTCCAAATCCTGATGTAAACGAAGACCTTAAAATGTTTGAATTACTCGGATTAAACCCACAAAAACCATTCACAAAAAAAGTCCAACCCCAAACTACCGAGGCTCAAGACTCTCAATTTCAATCCTTAGGAGAAAAGCCAAAATGGACACGTCCAGAACATAAAATTGAACGAAATGAAGCCGCAAAATTGAAATCTAAAAAATAAAAATTGATATATTTCTAAGCTATATTTTGAAAAAATTATAGCCGATTTACTACTTTTTAAATATCATATTCATTACAATTTATTAACTTGCAGTTTTAATTATTTTAACTTTTGAAATTAAATCTTCAAGACATTCCTCGAGTAAAAACCATTACTAAAGAGGCGTTTATAGAGCAGTATTTTAAACCACAAAAACCTGTGGTAATAGAGCATTTTATAGACGACTGGCCAGCGTATTCTAAGTGGAATTTAGACTATATGAAAGAGATTGCAGGAGACAAAACTGTTCCGCTTTACGACGACCGCCCGGTAGACTATAAAGATGGTTTTAATGAGCCGCATGCCAAAATGAAAATGAGCGATTACGTCAATTTGCTTAAACGCGAACCGACAAAATTCAGAATTTTCCTTTGGAATATTTTAAAAGAAGTCCCTCAATTACAAAAGGATTTTAGTTATCCAGATTTTGGCTTACGCTTAATGAAAGGCTTACCCATGCTATTCTTTGGAGGGAAAGATTCGTATACCTTTATGCATTACGATATCGATTTGGCAAATATTTTTCACTTTCATTTTGAAGGTAAAAAAGAAATTATTTTGTTCGATCAAGATCAAAACAAATACTTGTACCAAGTGCCACACGCTTTAATTACAAGGGAAGATATCGATTTTCATAATCCAGATTTAGACAAGTGGCCTGCCTTAAAAAAAGCAAAAGGTTATAAAACCGAATTAAATCATGGTGAGGTCTTGTATATGCCCGAAGGGTATTGGCATTATATGCGCTACATTACTCCTGGTTTTTCAATGAGTCTGAGAGCAATTGCTAGGCATCCTAAAAACTTAAGTAAAGCCATCTACAATGTCTTTATCATGAGAAATTACGACAATCTTATGCGCCGTTTAAAAGGACAGCGTTGGATTGATTGGAAGAACGAACAAGCCGTTATTAGAACTACAAAATATAATTCTTAAGGTTTAACTATTAAAGTTATATTTGTCCCAAAAATTAAAAAACCTATGAAAAATATATTAGTCATCGCGTTGTTATGCGTCGTTTCTTTTGCCAATGCTCAAGCTTTTGATGGTAAAGGAGATATGAAATTTCAAATCGGGCCAAGTTTTCAAAATAATGGAACTGGTATAAATGGAACCTACGATTTTGGTGTTGGCGATAATATTTCGTTCGGAATTGCTTCAACCTATGTACTAGGTGTAAACGATGATATTGACGCTAATTTTAACGATCGTTTCGATATTAAAGCCCGTTTCAACGCTAACCTTTCTAATGTTATTGGCATTGGTAGCCAATTTGATTTATATCCAGGCTTAAGTTTTAGTTTAAGGAATTTTGGAGGTCATGTAGGAGCAAGATATTTCTTTACTGACGGATTTGGAATTTATACAGAAGCAGGGTTTCCAATTGCAAAATACGATACCGGACATTTAACGCCTGCCGAAAAATTAAACAATCAGTTTGTGTTTAATTTTGGAGCCTCTTTTAATTTATAAAAGTTAACTGTATTCCTTAAAAAAGGCTATCTAAATAGTTAAATTGTCGTCAACCTGAATAAGGATTCAGGCTCTTACATATTTAGTTATAAATATGATGAGTTTCTGAAATAAATTCAGAATGACGAGTTTTTATGCTTTTTGGATAGCCTCATTTATTTATGAAATTAAGGCATTCACTTTCTCGTAAACCAAGGGCGATTCCCAACCACGATACAATAAATAGTCGGCTAATTTCTTCTTCTTTTTATACGGATTAGATTCTTTAATCAACTCACATTTACGTTCAGCCAAAGCATCAAATGTGCCATAATAATCTAAATCATCCAGTTCTTTAAGTCCCGTTTGTATATTAAACTTACTGATTTGCCTGCGTTTCAATTCGGCCGTTAATCGGTTTCTTCCCCAATTCTTATATTTAAATTTTCCTCGTACATAAGCCTTTGCAAAACGTTCTTCATTTAAAAAATCGTGTTGTAACAAATGCACAATAACCACATCAATAGCATCAGGAATCATATGCATACTTTTCAGCTTGTCTAGCACTTCTTTATGGCAACGTTCTTGGTATACGCAATACCGTTCTAATGCGCGTTTCGCCTCTTCTACCGTAAAAGTTTTATGCTGATTCACGTATAATTTTAAATATTTGTTTTTAAACACTTGATTTTCAGTGTTTTTTATTTTAACTTTAATGTTCTCCCCGAGATTTATAAATTAATTTACACCGATGAAATTAAAATATACTATTGCAATAGTATTATTTTTATCCGTAATTACTTTAAATTTCTCCCAATGTTTATCGGATAATTTTGATACCAACTATGGAAATTGGACAGATTCAGGGACTTACCGAACTCCTTTGCCTGCCACAAGCGGAAATGGTGTAGGTTTTAATGATTTACACGATTATATTGTAACCAAAAGTGCACTTACCAATCCTAAAAGCATAAAATTTCAATTAGCAAAATCGGTCGCTACAACTACTAGATCTCTAAGCATTCAATACAGTACAACAGGTTCTGGTTCATGGAATGATGTTGAAACCATAACAGCTGAAACAACTAGTACAACACACCAAGAATTCAACATTAATTTAAACTTAACGGGCCTTTATTTTATTCGGATAATTATGTCTCATCGTGAAGGCGGCTCTTTTTATTTAGATGATGTAAGTATTTCGTGTGAAAACATAAATGCCCCAGAATTACAGATTTTGGATGCATTAAATAACCCTCAAAATTGTGGTTTTACTAGTAGTTTTGAAGACACGTATATCGGTGAAACCAAACAAATAACACTAACATTAAAGAATACAGGCGATGTCGATTTGGAAATTTCTGAAATCACAACCACAAACAACTTTACAACAACTGAAATACCGGTACCCGTAACCATTCTTCCTAATGAAAATCTACAACTCACCATTATATTCCATCCCGATGTTACAGGACCAATAAATGGGAGTCTGAACATTATAAACACCGATACGAATGAAGGGAATTGCAACATTATTTTATTAGGAACCGGTATTGAATCTGGCCCAGAAATAGATATAGAGCGTAACACAGAAGCCTCCATTCCATCGGGAGCAGAAGCCAACATAGGTTACAACACCATTTTTGCATCAACACAAGTTGGAGAAACTGCGAATAGCAAATCCTATTATATTCATAACGAAGGGAATTTAGATTTAACCATTTATGACGTTACATCTTCAAACGCTTCAGAATTTAAGATCCTTTCGAATCCTGAATTCAGTACCATTTCAAGTGAAACTAAAATACCCTTTCAAATAGAATTCACCCCTTCAACATCTGGCATACGCACTTCGATAATCAACATAGGGAACAATGACAGTAACGAAAACCCCTATACGTTCGAGGTTCAAGGTACAGGAATTTGCTCGTCCTCAACACTTATGGCACTCCCTTCAAGTGGCCCAGTAGGAACCGTTGTAACTATTACCGACTCTGATTTTGGCACAGAAACTACGGCAAACCTCAACGGGGTTTCTGCTTTAGTTACACCTATTTCGGAAACAGAAATAGAAGTTACTATTCCAGAAAACGCGACATCTGGAAATCTCACTATTACAAACGATTTAGGATGTAGTAGCGAGACTAACTTTAACCTGATTACAACCACATTACGTGACTGCGATGGTGCCCCAGAATATACGCCTACAGATTTGTTTATTAGTGAAATTACCGATCATCCTACTGGTTCGCATTCTTATATAGAAATTTTTAACGGCACAGGAACGGCTGTAAATTTAGCGGATTACACTATCGAGATACATTATAATGCCACAACCATTCGGTCAATTCCGCTAGAACATGTTGTTTTAAAAAATAGGGACGTTTATGTTATTGCTTTTGGTGCTAAAGCTACGGAATACCCCAATTCAACATACGGTTTCGATCAACTAAGTACTTATTTTGGTATAAATGGAAACGACCATATTCGACTTTATAAAAATGAGAATTGGATTGATGTTTGGGGAACTACAACGGGTGAGCCGTTTACCATGACTCCAAAAGGATATACGTACAGACGAAAAAACAACCTAGCTAACCTACCAGGTACTACCTGGGATACAAACGATTGGAATGTTTTTAGTACCGAAGACTATACCGATATTGGACACTATGATTTCGTTACAGGAAGTGCCCCAACTATAAGCGCACAGCCTAGTAATACTACTGCCAATTGTAGTTTAAGCGTCTTACTTAACACCACTGCACAAGAAGGATTTAGCGGACAAAAGTCGTTAACCTACCAATGGCTTTACAACCAACCTGGAGATGATATGTGGCACTTGGTTAGCAACGACGACAATCACGATGGTGCACAAACTTCTACCCTACACATTCTAAACACGGTTAATGTTAATGGGAATCAGTATTTCTGTCGTGTTCAGGAGGATTCTGAATTATGTTTTACAGCGACTCACAGTACTAAAATTGCATTAGACAAAAGTGTTTGGAATGGTTCTGCTTGGGAAGATAATCGCGAACCAACTCTTAGTTCATTCACCATACTTAATAACAATTTCACTACCGCTTTACACGGAAATATTACGACTTGCGGTTTGTATATTCCGATAGATAACACCTTAACAATAGATGCAAATACTTTTGTAAAAGTTGACCGAAATTTAATAGTAGAAGGTAATGTAATTGTAAAAAACCAAGGCTCCTTTGTGCAAGTTGAAGATACACCAAACACTAATTCTGGAACTATTACTGTTGAAAAAGAAACTGCCATTTTAAAAGATTGGCTAGAGTACACCTATTGGAGTACTCCCGTTTCCAACGCTAGCTTTGAAGATGTGTTTGCCCATTCTAAACGATTATATTGGTTTAAAGCTGCAAATTTTGTAGATATTTATAAAGAAGAAAACAACAATAATGCTCAAGAATTAGGACAAGATGATGTAGATGACGATGCGAACGATTGGCAAGCCATTAGTGAATTAGAAAGCATTAAAAGAACAGATAAATTACAAGCCGGCGTAGGGTATGCTGCTACACATTCGAGTACTAATTTTACTTCAGGACTTACTTATACCTATAGCTTTACAGGCGATTTTAATAACGGAACAATTTTAACACCTATTGAACGTAATGATGTCTCGACACTAGATAGCAATTGGAATTTAATAGGCAATCCGTATCCCTCTGCCATAGATGTAGATGCTTTTTTTGATGCCAATGTACATGTTAAAAATCCTGCAGGCCCCTTAGAAGGTGTAATTTATTTATGGTCTCATGATACGCCCCCTTCTAAAGATTTTAACGGTAACCATCTTTATAATTTTAGCCCGTCCGATTATGCTATAATTAACGGTTCGGGATCTATAGCCGCACAACAAGGCACAGGGACTAAACCCGATAATTACATACCCTCTTGTCAAGGATTCTTTGTGAAATTTTCAGATGATTTTCCTAATGCTTACGCCAATGTGGAGTTTAATAATAGTATGCGTGTAACCGATAAAAACACGCAATTTTTTAGAGCTTCAAATACTAATAAAATTTGGCTGAATTTAACATCGAACAATGGTGTTTTTAGTCAGACTTTAATAAGTTATACCTCTGGAGCTACAGACGATTATGATGGCAGTTATTTCGATTTAGAAACTCATATTTCAAAAGATATTTCTGCAAAATTATATTCTACATTACATCAATCTGACAAAAAATTAGTGATTCAGGGGAAAGCATCACAAAGTATTTCAATTGATGAAGACATCAATTTAGGATTTTATACATCGATTAAAGTCCCTACCATATTCACTATAGCAATAGACGATTTTGAAGGCTCTTTTTTAACTGAAAACCCACTCTTTTTAGAAGATCGGCTTTTAAATACATTTCACGACTTAAAAGAATCTGGATATAAATTTACTTCAGAAACTGGAGTATTTAATAATCGGTTTTATATTTCATTTAAAGCTCCTGCTTTGCATACTGACGATTTAGAACATCATTCTAAATTAAGTATCATTCAACACGATGAGAATCAATGGCTTTTTAAATTAGATTCAAATCAATTACAGATGGAGTCTATCAAAATTCACAATACTTTAGGTCAAGAAATGCATCAAATTAAAACAAACGAAAATCGTGTAACTTGTAATTTACCTAACTTAAAATCTGGTATGTATTTGCTTAGTGCCTATTGCACGAACGGCACTATTTTGAATAGAAAGTTTATTGCAGACTAAATAAAACACATGCTTAAATACTATATCTCACAGCCAGAATTAAATTTCTTCCTGCACCAGAAATCCCTGAAGAATAAGGTCTGTAACGTTGGTCTGTAATATTTTCTAAACTTGCGGTAAATGTAAAGGCCGGTGAGAATTGATATTGTGTACGCAAATTTAATGTGTACCAAGAAGGCGTGTACGGATTTCCGTTTTCATCTTTAGCATACATATAATCCTTACTTTGCTCTGATGGTGCCAAATCATCATAAGACATTTCATCATTATACATAGCATAAGCATCGATAGAAAATTTATTGCTTTCCCAAATAATATGGGTGTTTCCAAAATCGGGAGCAGCATGTCTTAAAGGCAATTTTTCATCATCTTCCATTTCAAACCCACTAATAATATTGTATTGAGAAGTAAGTTTTAAAGCTTCAGAAAAATGAATTTGGACTCCAACTTCGAATCCATAAATTCGGGCTTCTGCAGCATTCTGAATGGCTTGAACACGACTTTCTTCCCCATTATAATCTATCATACTATCGCCATTCAATTCAAAATCTCTTCGCACCAAGGCATCTTCTAAATACGTATAATAAGTAGCCGCATCTAGCACAACTTTATTGTCGAAATTTAAACGCACCCCAAGATCTCCTGTATATGCATATTCGGGTTTAATATCGTTATTAGGAACAACAACAGCACCAGGTTCTGAATCGAAAACCTTACCTAAATCATCTATATTTGGCGCTCTAAAAGCGGTTGAAAAATTTAATTTCCACTGAATAATTTCTGCAGGATTCCAACTAATTCCAGCTGTCCCTGTAAGTGCTCCGGTATTAACTTCTGAAGTTTCGAATGGAAGATTTAAAAAAACATTATTCTCTTGAAAATTTGCATGGGCTAACACATAATTATACCGTAAACCGGTTTGTAAAACAAAATACTTACTCGGTTTATACTTTAAGCTTGTATAGGCCGACATAGAAGCCCAATCTGATCCGTTTGGATACCTAGAAATTGCCGCTATAGTAGTGTTGTCCTCGATATTTTCTTGCTCCCCGTAAGAATGAATTTTATTATAAACGTACTCTAAACCATAAAACAACTGACTCTTTAAACTGAGTTGTTTTTCAAAATCGATATTCGCAGAAATAGCATCTACATGTTCCTCTGTAGAATTTCTAATCGGAGATTGATAATCGCGATCTACACGACTTTCTTGAAAATTTTGATATGCAATATTTGCTTGAAATTTATCGAAAAAAGCTGAATGACTACTTAATTTAGTGATTTGAAAATTAGACATAAACCAACGTTGCGGACCATAATACCACTCGGCAGAACGTAAATCGTCTCCTTTATAACGCAATAATCTATCGTATCTAGAGTAGTCTGTAGTTGTTGAATAATACAACCCTAAATTAAAATTTAAGTTATTTTTAGGCTCAAAACGTACCTTTTGCATAAGGTTTATTTGGCTGTATCCTGTTGGAACTTGAACTTTAGGGTTTGGATTTTGAACAATTTTATCTTCCCCATTTTCGGTGACTACATATTCTGGTCTTAAATAGTCGTCTGGACCGTGGCTTCCCATTCTTAAATCATCAAAATCGGTATAACTGACACTACTTAAAAAAGCCCACTTTTCTAATCCGATATTAAAATCTATATGTCCCGTTTTTTCTGTATTTGCAGAGGCAAATCGTAAGGTAGAATTCGCACTAAACTCTGTATCTTCGCTATACGACAATTGGGGCTTTTTAGTATAAAAACTCATAACCCCACCTATAGCATCGCTACCATAAACTACAGAACCAGCCCCTAAAATGACTTCGGTATTTTGAATACTAAACGGATCTATAGATATTACATTTTGCACATTTCCGTCCCTAAAAATAGCATTGTTCATACGCACACCGTCTACAGTAAGTAACAACCTGTTGGTAGACAACCCACGAATCATAGGGCTTCCGCCTCCTAATTGACTTTTTTGAATATATACATTCCCAGTATCTTCTAGAAGGTCGGCACTAGTTTGAGGGTTATCAAACGCTATAGCTTCAGAAGTTATCGACACTATTTTTTGGGGAATATCACGTTTAATCTGCTCAAATTTTGATGCCGAAATTACGACCTCATCCAACCCTTCAGTATTGGGTTCTAACAGAATAATTAGAGACGTGTTTAATTTTGATTTTTCTATTACGAAATCTTGAAATCCTAAATGCTTAAAAAAAATGGTTTCGTTGGTTTGAAAATTTTGAAGAGACACCATACCCTCAAAATCTGAAATTTCACTTTTAGTTTTGTCCGCATTAAATACCGCAACACCAGGTATAGGTGTATTAGTATTACTATTTAAAATGGTAATATTTTGAGCCTGAATTGTTACACAGAAAAATAAAAGAAGTACTGTAAGTAGTTTTATATGCATACACAACATTTAAGTGCCGTTTAACTAAACACCTGACTAAAAACGGCTAAGGATCTTGGTTTTTTAAAATGCCCGAGATGGAGTTCGTAATATAAAAGCAACATCTCTAAAAAGGATTGTCGCTGTTTAGAACTCATTTTCATCTCTGATAAATCATCAAATAGTATGCCTAAAGAAAGTTTTAAAAACTTTAAATTATCACCAGTAATAGAATATATGCTTTTCGATTGTGTTTCGAATTGTCCAGAGCTTAAATTGAAGTAATTAAAATGGCTGTTTGAGGTATCTGGAGAAAACCCTAAATACTTGGTTAATTGCGCTAAAAACACCAAATGGAAGTTGGATGACTCTGTTGTTTCATCCAAAATATTTAAACTGTTTTCAATATACTCGAACAACTCTGTATTGGCTTCTTCTTCCTTTAAAACCATAGCTAAAACATCGGCCAAAAACATAACTATAGAACTCTTAAGTACCTCGGTATGTAAGGTTCTATAAAGCACATTAATTTTAACATCTTTAAGCGTTTGTAAGGTTCTGTTTTGTTTTATATCGGCATCAATCTGGATTTGAGATAACAATTGGAAATATGCTGCTTTTGTATGCCCTTTTTTACTCTTTAAAACACCACGAAGCAAAAAACTTATTAGCCCAACTTCTTTGGTGTAACAACTTACTATAAGGTCATTATCGCGATACTTTATTTTAGATAATACAATAGCTTGTGTAGAGAGAAACATTATCTAATAATCATTAATTTTAGCACTTTAGTTTCAAAAGTTCTAGTGTCGGACAGCATGATGAGATACACCCCCGAACGCACCACCCGATTGGCTAAATTTTTACCATTCCAAAAGGCGGTTCCGCCATCAATTTCTAGATTATACCCCTTATACCTTGTGTTATTATTAGATTGTGCCTCGGCAACCAAATTCCCTTCAACATCGGTAATTTTAATATTTACATTTTCGGTAATACCTTTAATTTTCACCATATCTTCGGTAATATTAAATGTAGGTCGTACCGGATTTGGGTAAACAAACGCCTTATCGTAATTATCTTCTGGTTGAGAACTCCCCGATTTAAAAGCAACCAAGCCTTTATCTGTCGCTATAAAAACCTTTCCGTTCGTGCTATCAATACTAACATCAATAATATTATTCGAAGGTAACGGCGAATTATCTATAGTAAAATGGTAAATTGTTTCTTGCCCATCAGACGAAAAATAGAATATACCAGAGCCTATGGTTCCTATCCATTTATTATTAGAACCATCAACTTCGATACTCGTTATATATTCTTGGTATAATAATTCTTTAGGAATCCCATCATCTAAAATCACAATCTCACTGACCTGAGCATTAGTGTCTGTAAACGCACTTGAAGGGTTATACAGCACCCTAAGTCCGTTATAAGTTCCAATCCAAATTTGATTACTTCTGTCTATTGCAATAGAATTTACTGCAGAAGATGGCATATTCTGACTCTCCTCGCTAAAACTAATTATTTTTGAAGTCCCTGCCTTATAGTCGTAACCCACTAATCCAGTTTGATAGCCTCCAGTCCAAACCACTCCAGAATTATCTATTGCAATGTCCGAAAATCCCCATTCGCCTCGTAACCCATCGGTATATAAGCCTTCAAAGCTATAAGATTTCCACTGATTTGATTTTGGGTCGTAAGATTTAAGCGGGCTTAAAACACGGCCAGTTAAGGACCATAACAAGCCTTCATCATCGAATGTGGACGCGCTTACACGAATACTTGTGGTATTTTCTATTGGTTCTAGGCCACTATTATCTTCATTATATAAAACTGTTGGCACATCGTCATTGACCTCTAAAATTCCGTTTTGAAATGAACTTATAAAAACCTGATTTATCTTATTAGGATTAATACTTATCACATTTAAATTTGTTGCATTTAGCACGCTATCCTTAGGAATATTATGCCATTCTCCATTTTTTAGATGACTGATTCCGCTACTTTTTAATGGTGAAGGATTATACGTCTGGGTATAATCGCCATAGGTTACCCACAAATTATTATACGCAGCCTGAACCGAGAATGCCGAATTCATTAAGGGACCGTCTGGTAGAATAGGTTCAAAAAAAGAGGTATTGGTTATAGGCGCTTTTAAAACACCAAAGCTATCTGAGCCAATAAAAAAGTCGTCGATAGTTGTTATAGACGATGTATAATTTGTATTATAGGCATCATTAGCAAAAACTTCAGAAATTAATCTAAAATCACTTGAATATAAATACACATGATTTGCAGTGGTTACAATAAGCTCGTTATTTGACGATTTTACATCAACAGGTACTTCCTGAAAAGTTTTTAATGATGTTAAATTATTCTCTACTCTAAAGATTGTTCCATTAGTATTTAGGGCATAAACAGAATTCCCCACCGCTTGTACTGCTAAAAAATTTCCGGCAGATATTTTAGTCCATTGTTTGTAATCTATTAAATTACTATTATTAATTTCGGCACGCTTAAGTCCTGTTGCGTTCTCGCATGCAGCAAAAATAAAACCGTTAGAAACTGTTGTTTGGGTAACTATAGTTTGTACTCCCGAATCTCCTATGAAATACGTATCTCCAAACTCTAATCGATTTAAATCGTAAACCGATACGCCGTAATTTGTTGAAATATAAAGGACACCTTCATATTCATTTATATGATTAATTCGCTTACTATTTGGCGGAATTGTAGGTTTTTCAACAATATCGACAACTCTTATTACTTTAGATTCTTCTTCTAAAATAATTTCCATTAAACCATTTTCATAACCAATAACCAAATCTCCAAACTCGACACTATAATAGATAGTAGAAATAGCCTCTCCCGCAAGTCCGTGAATTGTAGAAAGGGTTTGAATTTCTTGGGTAACTAAATCGTAAGTAAAAACAGCATTCTCTGAGGCAGCATAAATTTTAGTCTCGCTTGCCGCAACGTCCTTGATATTGTAATATGAAAAATAACCCTCCCAACGATCGGAATAATCTTGAGCTATGCCTATAATAGAAGTTAATAGCAATAAAGTGGCAAGAAGTCTTTTAAACATAAATGATTTTTAATGTTTCAAATATATTTATAAGTAACGAGTTTTACCTTAAAAAAATATAGAATACCTATTAAACATTAAAATCTAATAGGTATTTAAGAAAAAAGCTTCCTTTACAGAAAGCTTTTAAGTTTTTAACCATCAAAATCCATATCACCACCATCATCGCCACCACGTTCTCTGCGTTCCTGACGTTTCTTCTGCTGATTGAATCTGTAAGTAAATGCTAAATTAAACGAACGTTGTCTAAATTGAAATTCGCTATCGCTGATATACGTATCTGTTGTAGATACTGTTGCACGTTTTCTTGAATTGAACAAGTCGCTAATATTAAAAGTAAG encodes:
- a CDS encoding TonB-dependent receptor, translating into MHIKLLTVLLLFFCVTIQAQNITILNSNTNTPIPGVAVFNADKTKSEISDFEGMVSLQNFQTNETIFFKHLGFQDFVIEKSKLNTSLIILLEPNTEGLDEVVISASKFEQIKRDIPQKIVSITSEAIAFDNPQTSADLLEDTGNVYIQKSQLGGGSPMIRGLSTNRLLLTVDGVRMNNAIFRDGNVQNVISIDPFSIQNTEVILGAGSVVYGSDAIGGVMSFYTKKPQLSYSEDTEFSANSTLRFASANTEKTGHIDFNIGLEKWAFLSSVSYTDFDDLRMGSHGPDDYLRPEYVVTENGEDKIVQNPNPKVQVPTGYSQINLMQKVRFEPKNNLNFNLGLYYSTTTDYSRYDRLLRYKGDDLRSAEWYYGPQRWFMSNFQITKLSSHSAFFDKFQANIAYQNFQESRVDRDYQSPIRNSTEEHVDAISANIDFEKQLSLKSQLFYGLEYVYNKIHSYGEQENIEDNTTIAAISRYPNGSDWASMSAYTSLKYKPSKYFVLQTGLRYNYVLAHANFQENNVFLNLPFETSEVNTGALTGTAGISWNPAEIIQWKLNFSTAFRAPNIDDLGKVFDSEPGAVVVPNNDIKPEYAYTGDLGVRLNFDNKVVLDAATYYTYLEDALVRRDFELNGDSMIDYNGEESRVQAIQNAAEARIYGFEVGVQIHFSEALKLTSQYNIISGFEMEDDEKLPLRHAAPDFGNTHIIWESNKFSIDAYAMYNDEMSYDDLAPSEQSKDYMYAKDENGNPYTPSWYTLNLRTQYQFSPAFTFTASLENITDQRYRPYSSGISGAGRNLILAVRYSI
- the recO gene encoding DNA repair protein RecO; the encoded protein is MFLSTQAIVLSKIKYRDNDLIVSCYTKEVGLISFLLRGVLKSKKGHTKAAYFQLLSQIQIDADIKQNRTLQTLKDVKINVLYRTLHTEVLKSSIVMFLADVLAMVLKEEEANTELFEYIENSLNILDETTESSNFHLVFLAQLTKYLGFSPDTSNSHFNYFNLSSGQFETQSKSIYSITGDNLKFLKLSLGILFDDLSEMKMSSKQRQSFLEMLLLYYELHLGHFKKPRSLAVFSQVFS
- a CDS encoding choice-of-anchor D domain-containing protein gives rise to the protein MKLKYTIAIVLFLSVITLNFSQCLSDNFDTNYGNWTDSGTYRTPLPATSGNGVGFNDLHDYIVTKSALTNPKSIKFQLAKSVATTTRSLSIQYSTTGSGSWNDVETITAETTSTTHQEFNINLNLTGLYFIRIIMSHREGGSFYLDDVSISCENINAPELQILDALNNPQNCGFTSSFEDTYIGETKQITLTLKNTGDVDLEISEITTTNNFTTTEIPVPVTILPNENLQLTIIFHPDVTGPINGSLNIINTDTNEGNCNIILLGTGIESGPEIDIERNTEASIPSGAEANIGYNTIFASTQVGETANSKSYYIHNEGNLDLTIYDVTSSNASEFKILSNPEFSTISSETKIPFQIEFTPSTSGIRTSIINIGNNDSNENPYTFEVQGTGICSSSTLMALPSSGPVGTVVTITDSDFGTETTANLNGVSALVTPISETEIEVTIPENATSGNLTITNDLGCSSETNFNLITTTLRDCDGAPEYTPTDLFISEITDHPTGSHSYIEIFNGTGTAVNLADYTIEIHYNATTIRSIPLEHVVLKNRDVYVIAFGAKATEYPNSTYGFDQLSTYFGINGNDHIRLYKNENWIDVWGTTTGEPFTMTPKGYTYRRKNNLANLPGTTWDTNDWNVFSTEDYTDIGHYDFVTGSAPTISAQPSNTTANCSLSVLLNTTAQEGFSGQKSLTYQWLYNQPGDDMWHLVSNDDNHDGAQTSTLHILNTVNVNGNQYFCRVQEDSELCFTATHSTKIALDKSVWNGSAWEDNREPTLSSFTILNNNFTTALHGNITTCGLYIPIDNTLTIDANTFVKVDRNLIVEGNVIVKNQGSFVQVEDTPNTNSGTITVEKETAILKDWLEYTYWSTPVSNASFEDVFAHSKRLYWFKAANFVDIYKEENNNNAQELGQDDVDDDANDWQAISELESIKRTDKLQAGVGYAATHSSTNFTSGLTYTYSFTGDFNNGTILTPIERNDVSTLDSNWNLIGNPYPSAIDVDAFFDANVHVKNPAGPLEGVIYLWSHDTPPSKDFNGNHLYNFSPSDYAIINGSGSIAAQQGTGTKPDNYIPSCQGFFVKFSDDFPNAYANVEFNNSMRVTDKNTQFFRASNTNKIWLNLTSNNGVFSQTLISYTSGATDDYDGSYFDLETHISKDISAKLYSTLHQSDKKLVIQGKASQSISIDEDINLGFYTSIKVPTIFTIAIDDFEGSFLTENPLFLEDRLLNTFHDLKESGYKFTSETGVFNNRFYISFKAPALHTDDLEHHSKLSIIQHDENQWLFKLDSNQLQMESIKIHNTLGQEMHQIKTNENRVTCNLPNLKSGMYLLSAYCTNGTILNRKFIAD